The genomic stretch TTTATTCAATTATTTTGCTTATATTAGTTTTTTTATCATTATACAATAAATTCTTCATAAGAAAATGTTATAAAAATTTGTATTTTTAAATATTTTGAACTAAATGTGTATGTATGTTTTGTAAAGGAGCGTTAAAATGTTATGAAAAAGGACAAGATTGATTACAAAAGAGAAATAATTGCCGGAATTACAACATTTCTAAGTATGGGATATATAATAATAGTAAATCCTTTAATATTATCTAATGCAGGTATGCCTATGGGAGCATTGGTAACATCTACATGTATAACAGCAGGGATTGCTACAATTATGATGGGTGTAGTAACAAATACTCCTTTAGCTTTAGCGTCTGGGATGGGAACCAATGCATTTTTTGCTTTTTCTCTTGTAAAAGGAATGAATATACCTTGGGAAGTGGCTTTGGCAGCAGTGTTTGTTGAAGGAATTATATTTATTATTTTATCTTTGTCAAAGATTAGAGAAAATATCATAAATGCTATACCAATGAATTTAAAATATTCTATTTCTGTTGGTATTGGATTTTTTATTGCTTTTATTGGTTTAGTTAATAGTAATATTATAGTTAAAAATGAGGCCACATTAATTGGTATTGGTAATTTTATGGATTTACAAGTTTTGATTACATTGTTAGGTTTTGTCTTAATATGTGTTTTTGAGATGAAGGGTGTTAGAGGAAGTATATTATTGTCAATTTGCGTTATTACTTTAATATCTTGGGGTTATTGCTTGTTTGATAAAGAATCTGCTATGAGTATTGGATTAAAATTGCCAGATGGATTTTTAAGATATGAATCGTTTTTCCCTATATTTAATAAATTAAATTTTTCTTATATTTTAAATGAAAATTTATGGAATTTTCTTTTTATAGTGTTTATTTTATTGTTTAATGATATTTTTGATACGGTTGGAACTTTAGTAGGAGTTGCTACTAAGGGAAATATGATTGATAGTGATGGTAATGTGCGTAATGCTGGTAAGATATTATTAGTTGATGCTATTGCTACAACTTTTGGTGCAGTTATGGGAGTATCTACTGTTACAACTTATATTGAAAGTTCTACAGGAGTGGCGTCAGGAGGCCGTACTGGGGTTACATCAATTATGACAGGAATTTTATTTGTATTGTCAATATTTTTTGCACCTTTATTTATTGCTGTTCCAACTAGTGCAATATCAGCTACTTTAATATATGTTGGGTTTTTAATGTGTAAGGAGATTAAAAATATTGATTTTACAAATATGAAAGAAGCTATTCCAAGTTTTTTAATATTATTGTTAATTCCATTAACTTATAATATAGCTTCAGGAATAGGTATTGGAATAACTTTTTATGTAATTATGAGTTTATTATATAATTTTTTTAGGAAAGAATATGTCAGTGTGTCTCCCATCATAATTGTATTGTCTTGTGTTTTTGTTTTGAAATTATTGCTTTCTAGTTAGGGTTTTAATAATCAAATATAATTGTGAATAGAGATATTGACTACTTAAAAGAATTATATGTAATGAGTCAATTTTGGATGAAAAGTAGGAGCTTAAAATTTTTTAGTATTGATTTGTTTGATGATGAAATGTAATAATGGAGTAGTAAAAGGGCAAAGTCAAGTAACAAAGGTATATGGGATAGTGTCAGCACCAATGGTATCGTTGATTCTGATTTTTATTTCCAATGTTTTCGTTATCTCGTCAACCAACTTAACTAAAGTATGTAATTACTCCATATTCTCAGCAAGTTCAAACACATCTCTTATCTTTTTACTTAGTCGTAGCCTTCCAAATAAATCTGAGGGTTAGTCAGAATGGCTTATTGCTTGTACTGTACGGAGGATGTTTTCAGGTAATGGTGGATATGAAAGTTAAATTGGACTCTTTTATTAGAGTAAACAGCAGCTAAAAGTTTTAAGTGAAATGAGAGTTAAAGTTTCTGATGTGAAGATCGAA from Borrelia duttonii Ly encodes the following:
- a CDS encoding NCS2 family permease, with translation MKKDKIDYKREIIAGITTFLSMGYIIIVNPLILSNAGMPMGALVTSTCITAGIATIMMGVVTNTPLALASGMGTNAFFAFSLVKGMNIPWEVALAAVFVEGIIFIILSLSKIRENIINAIPMNLKYSISVGIGFFIAFIGLVNSNIIVKNEATLIGIGNFMDLQVLITLLGFVLICVFEMKGVRGSILLSICVITLISWGYCLFDKESAMSIGLKLPDGFLRYESFFPIFNKLNFSYILNENLWNFLFIVFILLFNDIFDTVGTLVGVATKGNMIDSDGNVRNAGKILLVDAIATTFGAVMGVSTVTTYIESSTGVASGGRTGVTSIMTGILFVLSIFFAPLFIAVPTSAISATLIYVGFLMCKEIKNIDFTNMKEAIPSFLILLLIPLTYNIASGIGIGITFYVIMSLLYNFFRKEYVSVSPIIIVLSCVFVLKLLLSS